A window of Lujinxingia sediminis contains these coding sequences:
- a CDS encoding biotin/lipoyl-containing protein, producing MAHYVVELDGGREHLVQLREEKRGTWKASVDRGGAREDVAVQLIGRLEGGRVVVRVNGREHILDVRGRSGAAGEVVVAGAPARAGVECVARHARVQSAGEVVLRRSGQHRSELADVPVSAPEVQRSPMTGVVLSVEVAAGQHVECGQALAVIEAMKMENTLYAAHAGVVCEVCVGPGETVRKDDVLMRWNSGAMNASEVL from the coding sequence ATGGCACATTATGTCGTTGAGCTTGATGGCGGGCGAGAGCACCTGGTGCAGCTCCGAGAGGAGAAGCGGGGGACGTGGAAGGCGTCCGTCGATAGAGGTGGTGCTCGCGAGGATGTGGCCGTGCAGCTGATCGGTCGCCTGGAGGGGGGACGTGTGGTGGTGAGGGTCAACGGAAGGGAGCACATTCTGGACGTCCGCGGGCGCTCGGGAGCTGCAGGTGAGGTTGTGGTGGCCGGCGCTCCAGCGCGTGCCGGGGTGGAGTGTGTGGCGCGGCACGCCAGGGTGCAGTCGGCCGGTGAAGTCGTGCTCCGTCGCAGCGGGCAACATCGCTCTGAGCTGGCGGATGTGCCGGTGTCGGCACCCGAGGTTCAGCGCTCTCCGATGACCGGGGTGGTGCTCTCGGTGGAGGTTGCCGCAGGTCAGCATGTGGAGTGCGGTCAGGCGCTGGCGGTGATCGAAGCGATGAAGATGGAGAACACCCTCTACGCGGCGCACGCCGGTGTGGTCTGCGAGGTTTGTGTGGGTCCCGGTGAGACGGTGCGAAAAGACGACGTGTTGATGCGCTGGAATTCGGGCGCGATGAACGCAAGCGAGGTGCTGTGA